The DNA sequence GAATATAGGACCACATGGAGGCAGCCACCACTGCCAGCAAGACACTCCCGACAAATGGATTAGGGGTAATCAGAAAATCCAGCACCAGTAAGGCATACACCACCCAGACAACGGATTCGACCACCGGCAAAACTTCCTGATATCTCGTAAGCCGCTCCGCGGATCGGACAAATAGCGGAAACAGAAGCCTTCGAATCAGCCAGAATCCAGCAAAGATCAACAACCCAATCACCAATAGCGATAGCATCGTGGGCAGGTTGGGAAACATATTGGAAATCGCCATGGTCTAGATCATTTGATGTTCAACGAGAAGCCGTACAATATGCACGTAAACGTAGGGATTGATGCGGTAACTGGGACCTTCAAAGGCCTCCAGAATTCCGGATCTAACGATTCCTTCCAATTGCTCCTGCAGCATCCCGATATTTCCGGACCGAAACACACGCATCAATTTGGCTGGAGTCATTTCTTGATGAAGGACAAACTGGCTCAGGAGAATCAGCCAATCAGCATGATGAATGCTGGGAATTTCGCGCTGATCCACCTCCCGAATAATCAGCACATCTTCCTCCACCTCTTCGATCAGGCTCAACCATGTCCGCAAAGCCACCCCTATATTTCCTTCACTTACCGTATGGATCTTCCTGAAAAGCTGGATGGATTCCAGATGGCGCATCTCTGCCTGATCGTGATTGTGATAACGGAATTTCAACCCGCCCGCAGAGTGTCGGGACAGGATCGTCTTTTTCAGCTCCTCGGTCGAAAGCGGATTGAGGGAAATGGTCGACAAGAAATGGGCATCAACATTCCGTAGTTGGCAAAGCAATCGGTAGAAATGAATATTGCAGTTGACAAGAAAGGCGTACTCCTTTCCGAAATTGTCGATCAGTTCGAAGAGGTATTCGACGACTTCCAGTCCGGCATCGGTTCGCTCCCACCAAAGCTCCAAATCATCCAAGATAATCACCGAACCCTGCGGCAGAGAAAGTAGAGATTGCGGAAGAATGGTGGATACGCCCAGCTGCTGCTGAAAAGCCATGTTGAGGCTCTGGATATGATGGCTACCGCCAGGAGGTGGAGAGATTCTCACAATTTTCCCCTGAAAGCAACGCTCTGCGATATATTCACAGAAAAAGGTTTTGCCAGACATGGCTTCCCCTACGACCAATATTCCTCCGCCTGACCCAGCACGAATCCGATCGGCCGCGACCTTGGCGAGATCAATTTCGTGTTGGCGATTCTGGGGCTCGGAAAGGCTGATCCTTTGCCCGCCGACAAACAATTGCTTGTAGAAAAACGGCAATTGAGAAAACGGAATTGGCTTGGGCACCAAATGGTCCACAAAATCCCGCAGCCTTGAAGGCAGATTATGCTGCTCCATTTCCACGGAGGCAAATTTGGCTTCGCGCAAATCCGACCGAGTTTGTCCCAACAATTCCGCCACCCAATCCGATCCTTTTCGGAAAGACTGGATGATTTGAGCTCCCCAAGGTCTGAAGCTAAATCGTTGGCTAGATTGGATCGAAGACTGATTCTGCCCTGCGAAATCCACGAATGCCTCAGACCTGAGGTTGGCCAACGTCTTGCTCAAATGGCCATCGATATCGTCTCGAAAGGTAGATCTTACCGTGTCAAATTGCTGGAATGCCGCCTCGACCTCCCGATCTGCCCGGTCCATCAGCACATCAAGATCAGAACCTATCTGGAGGTTTTGGTTGGGCCCTCCCGGCAAATTGAAGGAGATCAATTGAACGACATTCTGTATTCGGAAGAAAACCCCCTTGAATTGATCGGGAAGCTCATTGAGCGATTCGATCATCGGACCGATGCAGTCCGTCCGAATGAGATAGTCAGCCGCATCTTGAATTTCCACCTCTCTGGGCGACACTTCTGGCGTTTCACCCTTTAAAAAAGCCTGAAGGGAATTGTACTCTGGAAGGACACGGTCATCAGACATAGCCTCCACCGTTTCTTTCAGCAAATTGAGGGATTCCTGGGTGATCCGCTCATCTTGTAGCAACAGGAGATTGGGAGTGTCAAAGGAAAGGCTTCTGGACTGATCCCAATCATCCTTTTCTACCATTCCCCGCACTTGGATCAAACTCTCCTGTACTCGGTGGATATCTGCATAAGCTGGGCTCCAATAGTTAATTTCCATCAAGTGAACGGACTTTTCGACCAATTGACGGAGCAACTGATGAACATGGACCAACTCCATATCCGTCAGCAGCATATTGTGAAATAGCTTCTGATTTTGCAGCCAATGATAGGGATATTCTACCAGCCGATCTAGCGGAGTGACCTTCGGATGTCTGAAGGAGGAAACCTGTGAATTGATATCCACTTGCTGAAGATCCATTTCCAACCGAATGGCAAATAGCCGATTGAATTCCTGGAGGTACGATCTAAAATCCTCCAGTTGTTGGCTGAGGTAAGACTCCCAGGCAGAGAACAATTCCGACTCCTCTTTTTCCCAGATCTCCTGGTCCTTGGTCGTATCCTTCAACAATGCAGTGACCTTCCGCAACCACTCCGATAGGCGCTGATTCATCTGATAGCTGGCAATGCCTATAGCCATCAGGAAGGTGTACATATTTCGAAAATATAGAATTTCAGTTTCCCAGCTTAGGATCTCGCGCCATTTGACCCGTTGCGTGACTGGTGGCCCCCCAGAGATGCGCGAAAATCCTCGTCTGACGGACTTGACCCATTTTGCCCGGGTAGAATCAGTGGCAATCGTGGTCAAGGAATGTTCCGGCAGTTCCACCTTCAACAGGCGTGGTGCCTGCCGTACCTTTTGGGAGATTTGGTCGACTGAATTTGCGATTCCGCTGATCATGTACCGCTGGATCACCAGAAAGGCTTCCTCCTCGAATTCAGTCAAAACCAGCTTGATGTCCTGTGCAAATTTGCCTTCCAGTTCAGTTCCAACCGGAGTTTTGTCCCTTGGGTAAGATTCTGCCTGCTGGACAGACAAGACCATTTGCCTCAATTCTCTTCCTAACGAGCGGTAGGAATCCACCAGCACAAACAGATACTCATCCACCCATTGTTGAGAAACCTCATCGAGAAATCCGTGAAATTCAACTACTTCTGGGTGCTTGGGCTTCCAAGATTGATCGGGAGTTCGAGTCATGAGCGGTATGGGATCTAGTTCCGTGCTTAATGTCGGCACAGGCAACGAATTGCCCAGCTTCGGGTTTGCTATACCAAGATAGGGACATTTCGCAACACTGCCTCGTACATGGATGCTTATCTTACTGCGAACAGTGCTCCTAACGCCCAATTTTGAAGCCTCTCTTATGCTCAAACACTACCTCCTGACCGCCTTTAGGATCATGACTCGCAATCGCGGGTTTGCCTTGATCAATCTCTCAGGGCTCGCATTCGGGCTGGCTACCTGCATGTTGATCTTCCTATTCATCAAACACGAGCGGTCCTTTGATCAATTCCATGAACGCAAGGAGCGTATCTACAGGGTGTGCGAAGTTCAATCTTGGGAGGGAATCATTCCCCAAAAAGTGGCATTGACCATGTTTCCCCTAGGGCCAGCCATGCTGGATGTGTACCCTGAAATCAAACACTTCAGCAGGATTTTTTCCTTTGGAGAGGGGCCATTCAAGGGAAATGGAGAATGGATATATCTGGAAGATGCGGTGGTCGTGGACAGCATGTTCCTAGACATGTTTTCCTTCGAATTACTCGCTGGAAATGCCGAAAGCGCACTCGACGAGCCCCAATCCATGGTGTTGACGCGATCTACAGCCATCAAACTTTTTGGAACGGAGGAAGTCTTGGGAAAATGGGTACAGGTGGACGCAAAATCGCCGCTGAGTCTCAAAGTCACGGGAATTCTAAAGGACATACCCGAGCAATCTCATTTACAGTTTGATGCACTCATCTCAAAAAACACCGATCGGGAGGTTCCGTGGCTTTCTTACTGGTCGAGCTGGAATTCCAACTGGGTAGTCACCTATCTGGAATTGAATTCTCCGTCGGATCAAGCCAAAATCGAGGCCCAGATTCCTTCATTACTCCTTCAACACATGGATTCGAGTGCTGCGGCAGATTACGAGATTTTCCTACAACCCCTTTCAGACATTCATTTAGGGTCGAGTGAAATCACCCACGATACACGAAATGACCGGAAATTTCAAGGTTCCTACCTAACGATATTTGGCTTTTTGGGCTTTTTGGTTCTACTCATTGCCGGAATCAATTTCATGAATCTTTCCACTTCACGGGCGACGAAGCGGGCCAGGGAGGTAGGTGTGCGAAAGACAATCGGGGCCACACAGCCCCAACTTTGGCAACAATTTCTGGGGGAATCTCTGCTTTATACCCTGATTGCTGGAATATTGGCGATTGTAGTGGTGGATCTCACCTTGCCTTTCATCAACAATCTAGCGAGTAGAAATCTGTCCTTGTCCATGTTTGCCAGTCCCATGGACATCTTGTTCATAGTGGGAATTGTCTTAGCGACGGGCCTATTGGCTGGGCTATATCCGGCATTTGTATTGGCCAATTTTCCCATTACGACTATTCTCAAAGGGGATAAAATTTTCACGAGGAGATCTCGATTTGATGTGCAGGACATACTGGTGATCGGTCAATTCGCGCTCGCTACGGCCATGATTGTCTGTACCATCCTGATTGTTCGGCAATTGAACTTCATGATGTCCTCAGATCCGGGATTCCGGACTCAGTCGGTCATGCTGTTGCCGAGGGACGAACAGGTAACCCAGAAGTACCAAGTCTTCCAGGATCAAGTTTCCCAAATCCCGGGCGTTTATGGAATTACCTACAGTGGCCAAAGGCTTGGAAATAATTTGCATCAAACAGCCATGGAATTCAGGCAGGATTCCATTCGCGGACAGCTCAGCGTTTCGCAACTTTTGGTGGACTGGGACTATTTGGATCTTTATGAAATCGAATTCATTGAAGGCAGGGATTTCGACAAAAGCAGGTCTCAAGATTCTGCCGGAGCCTATATCATCAATGAGACACTGGCCCGAAAAATGGGTCTTGAAGATCCACTCCAAACCCGTATCAGGATGGATTGGGGAAAGGATTGGTCCCAAATCATCGGAGTGGTAGAAGATTTCCACTACAATTCTCTCCATCACGGCATCAATCCCCTAGTCATCCATCTGAATCCGGGATGGGGGGCGATGGAAATTTCAGTCATGCTGGACGAATCCAAAAAACAGGCGCTCATTCCCTTGATCGAAAAAGCTTGGCACGAAACCGGAACCAAAAGGCCTTTCCAATATGAGTTTCTCTCGACCCATTTTGAAGATCTCTATCGCACCGACCAACAGATCAGTCAAGTCATGAGCATGGGCGCAGGGTTGTGCATATTGATTGCATGCCTAGGAGTACTCGGACTGATTTCTATGGCAACCGAGCAACGCGCCCGTGAAATCGGCATTCGAAAGGTACTCGGCGCCTCCGAATCGGCCATGATCTGGCTATTCTGCAAGCGTATTTCCATCCGGGTACTCATCGGCTTCCTGATAGCCATTCCACTGACTTGGTGGTTTATGCAAGATTGGCTGTCCCAATATGCATTTAGAATCGAAATAGGATGGGACGCCTTTCTCCTCGCAGGTGTGATGACCTTACTGATCGCATGGTCAACCATCATCTTCAAGGCATACCAGGCGGCCCACCGGAGTCCTGCTGAATCAGTCAGGCATTCATAGCCATGAATCCTGCGTCTGATAATTTCTTCTAGCTGAGTGATAGGCTCTGCATGGTTCCACGCGCCTGATATTGGCACCGAAAATCATCAGCACTCCAATCATTCCCAATGGCAGCAAAGCTCTGAGCAAGTCCCCATGGACGATATGCACGCCCACTGCTCCCAGCATTACCAACATCAGTACCAATGCGGACCAAAACCTTGTCTTTGGAAAAAGTAGGCCTACTGCCGCTGTCAATTCGAGAATCCCCAACATCCAGGCTCCCTGCTCGGTGATTCCGTACACGGAAATCGCATCAAGCATTCTCGCGGAACCGGACAATTTAATCGCACTTGGAATCAGGAAAAATGACACCATCATTCCTGAAACCAACCATGATAAAATGGTTCGCTTGCGTTTGTTTTGCATGTCAAGAAGTATTACCCCAAACGTTGCCCATAGGTGTGAGCAACAATAGAAATTACGCCAAGCTCCGAATACGCTCCACATCATCAGTGAATTGTGGAATCTTTTAGGGGAATTTTATCCTAATTGGCCCCCAATACCACCCCCGATTCGTCAGATTACTGACAAAACGATTATCCAGCTTACATCAAATCCCAGATCTTTAGGTATTCCGAATATTTTCTGTAATTTAATTTCCCCTGAGAATGGCAATCCGGTCTTCTTTTGGGCCTACCTCCAACACATTGCCACTCACGGAGTTAATAAGTGCTTTGGGGCTAGGAAAACCATCCAGCTTCTCCTTCCTCAACTATCTACCTCCATCTCTTAACTTCTTTATTTCATGGATGCGTTTGAGATCCAACCCTATTTGTCAGTTGGCGCCATCCCCCTAAATGCTTCTAGAGATCACATTTTGAACCAGCTCTCCCCTGAGCAGATCGTTCCCCTGCCATTTTTGGAGCCTAGAATTGGCCCCATTGATGCCTGCGAGGATTGGGGCATCTTCATCAACTATGACGATGCACTGACTAGCGAAACCATCGAGATGTTTGAGCCTGCACACCCAATCCTAGAAGGAATCGACCTTTTGAGTATGCCCTATTCGGATCTGGAGCAATGGGTTTCCAGACAAGATCCCGATATGGTATCCAGTGATTTGGGCTTCACCAGCTTCAAATTCGGATTCAGCGCATACGCCCCTTTCAAGGAGGAAGATCCCTATTCTCCTTGCGAATCCGTCACCTTTTTCCGGAAGGAGGAGGACCTCCAAGCACTCGTCATGCGGTTGACTAGACGGTCAGCCTCGGCATGAATTGAGAAATCAAACTGAAGATGGGGACAGTTTCTATGCAGAGACTGTCCCCATTCATTATTTGCAGAATGGATAGGCACATACTGCGCCCTCATTGCTAGGAAGACATGCCACCCTTCGTTTGGTAGAAGAAAAAGGCCCATTGCTGGCTATATTCTTCGATCACCTTGGAAATAGGCTTTCCGGCACCATGACCAGCATTCTTTTCGATACGGATCAAAACGGGTGCTTCTCCTTGATGTGCGGCCTGAAGTGTCGCTGCAAATTTGAAGGAATGAGCGGGAACCACCCGATCATCATGGTCAGCTGTCATCACCAAGGTCGCAGGATAGGCGGTGCCTTCCTTGAGATTGTGAAGCGGCGAATAGGCGTACAAATACTCAAATTCCTGCTCGGAGGAATCGGCACAACCATACTCAGGAATCCATCCCCAACCCACGGTAAATTTGTGGTATCTCAGCATATCCATGACCCCGACAGCTGGAAAACAGACAGCGAACAATTCTGGCCTCTGCGTCATACACGCTCCTACGAGCAATCCTCCATTGGACCCACCCCCTATCGCCAGTTTTTCTGAGGAGGTATAGCCTTCGGAAATCAGGAATTCTGCACATGCAATGAAGTCGTCAAATACCTGCTGCTTGTTTTCGAGCATCCCTTCGCGGTGCCAAGATTCGCCATATTCTCCTCCCCCACGCAGATTGGGGATGGC is a window from the Pontibacter sp. G13 genome containing:
- a CDS encoding DoxX family protein, which translates into the protein MQNKRKRTILSWLVSGMMVSFFLIPSAIKLSGSARMLDAISVYGITEQGAWMLGILELTAAVGLLFPKTRFWSALVLMLVMLGAVGVHIVHGDLLRALLPLGMIGVLMIFGANIRRVEPCRAYHSARRNYQTQDSWL
- a CDS encoding FtsX-like permease family protein, producing the protein MLKHYLLTAFRIMTRNRGFALINLSGLAFGLATCMLIFLFIKHERSFDQFHERKERIYRVCEVQSWEGIIPQKVALTMFPLGPAMLDVYPEIKHFSRIFSFGEGPFKGNGEWIYLEDAVVVDSMFLDMFSFELLAGNAESALDEPQSMVLTRSTAIKLFGTEEVLGKWVQVDAKSPLSLKVTGILKDIPEQSHLQFDALISKNTDREVPWLSYWSSWNSNWVVTYLELNSPSDQAKIEAQIPSLLLQHMDSSAAADYEIFLQPLSDIHLGSSEITHDTRNDRKFQGSYLTIFGFLGFLVLLIAGINFMNLSTSRATKRAREVGVRKTIGATQPQLWQQFLGESLLYTLIAGILAIVVVDLTLPFINNLASRNLSLSMFASPMDILFIVGIVLATGLLAGLYPAFVLANFPITTILKGDKIFTRRSRFDVQDILVIGQFALATAMIVCTILIVRQLNFMMSSDPGFRTQSVMLLPRDEQVTQKYQVFQDQVSQIPGVYGITYSGQRLGNNLHQTAMEFRQDSIRGQLSVSQLLVDWDYLDLYEIEFIEGRDFDKSRSQDSAGAYIINETLARKMGLEDPLQTRIRMDWGKDWSQIIGVVEDFHYNSLHHGINPLVIHLNPGWGAMEISVMLDESKKQALIPLIEKAWHETGTKRPFQYEFLSTHFEDLYRTDQQISQVMSMGAGLCILIACLGVLGLISMATEQRAREIGIRKVLGASESAMIWLFCKRISIRVLIGFLIAIPLTWWFMQDWLSQYAFRIEIGWDAFLLAGVMTLLIAWSTIIFKAYQAAHRSPAESVRHS